A single region of the Vagococcus teuberi genome encodes:
- the rnr gene encoding ribonuclease R, whose amino-acid sequence MRKTLKETIIDAMTSSKKKSFSVEQLAEMLGLQKSNDFKELVQAIAQMEREQLVTFNQKGKIKLVAKETVLEGVFRSNERGFGFVTVEGEDTDVFISRDETGYALEGDKVEIEILKAGNPLEDQAPEGKVVKIIERGMSQIVGIFTLFTESEQQETGLYGVVTPKDKKLSRYKVFVAAEGIKPEEGSVVAVEVTHYPEAGYTNSFEGLVKQVIGHKNDPGMDILSIVLQLGIPTEFDEATLKQAEELPDEVLESDLLHRVDLRDEVVVTIDGVEAKDLDDAVRVEKLGNGNFFLGVYIADVSHYVTENSPLDAEASDRATSVYLTDRVIPMLPRKLSNGICSLNPDVDRLAMACEMEITPDGDVVSHDIFETVIHSNARMTYDEVNDIIEGTNDETIKQYSELVPMFHLMNELHEILESKRANRGAISFEDREAYIVVDSDGHPIDIKLRKRKAAERLIESFMLAANETVAKTYTDRQLPFIYRIHEHPKEEKVQRFLEFMTNFGIMVKGKKDAVSPKELQRVLDQVSDRPEEPVVSMMLLRSMQQAKYSEDPVGHYGLAADDYTHFTSPIRRYPDLLVHRLIKDYEKGKITDKVKQKWEEAIPDIADHSSKMERRAVEAERETDKLKKTEFMQDKVDEEFDGIITSITKFGLFIELPNTIEGLVHVNQLKDDYYHFIESHMALVGERTGKVYKIGQKVHIKLTKADVDTREIDFELLSAEPLTETIDIPKHNKKNKQTSRRNDSRKKGADKPDFGKKGQKGKKGKKPFYKSVKKKPKKKKK is encoded by the coding sequence ATGAGAAAAACATTAAAAGAAACCATTATAGATGCGATGACGTCTAGTAAAAAAAAGTCATTTTCAGTTGAACAATTAGCAGAGATGCTAGGGTTACAAAAAAGTAATGACTTTAAAGAGTTAGTTCAAGCTATTGCACAAATGGAAAGAGAACAACTTGTTACCTTTAATCAAAAAGGAAAAATAAAATTAGTCGCAAAAGAAACGGTTCTTGAAGGCGTGTTTCGTTCGAATGAACGAGGATTTGGCTTTGTGACGGTTGAGGGTGAGGACACTGATGTCTTTATTAGTCGAGATGAGACTGGTTATGCTCTTGAAGGAGATAAAGTTGAAATCGAGATATTAAAAGCAGGTAATCCATTGGAAGACCAAGCACCAGAAGGAAAAGTAGTTAAAATTATCGAGCGAGGTATGAGCCAAATTGTCGGTATTTTTACGTTGTTTACAGAAAGTGAGCAACAAGAAACAGGCCTGTATGGTGTCGTAACACCAAAAGATAAGAAATTAAGTCGCTATAAAGTCTTTGTCGCGGCAGAAGGTATTAAACCTGAAGAAGGAAGTGTCGTGGCTGTTGAAGTGACACATTATCCCGAAGCTGGTTATACAAATAGTTTTGAAGGATTAGTTAAACAAGTCATTGGACATAAAAATGATCCGGGGATGGATATTTTATCGATTGTATTGCAATTAGGTATCCCTACAGAGTTTGACGAAGCAACGTTAAAACAAGCAGAAGAATTACCTGATGAGGTTCTTGAAAGTGACTTACTTCATCGTGTTGATTTAAGAGATGAAGTGGTGGTGACGATCGATGGGGTAGAGGCAAAAGACTTAGATGATGCCGTTCGAGTAGAAAAATTAGGTAATGGCAATTTCTTCTTGGGTGTTTACATTGCAGATGTGTCTCATTATGTGACAGAAAATAGTCCACTTGATGCAGAAGCAAGTGATCGAGCAACGAGTGTGTATTTAACAGACCGCGTGATTCCAATGTTACCAAGAAAACTATCAAATGGTATTTGTTCGTTGAATCCTGATGTAGACCGCTTGGCAATGGCTTGCGAGATGGAAATCACACCAGATGGAGATGTGGTATCACATGATATTTTTGAAACGGTGATTCATTCGAATGCACGTATGACGTATGATGAAGTCAATGATATCATTGAAGGAACAAACGATGAGACAATCAAACAATACAGTGAACTTGTTCCGATGTTTCATCTGATGAATGAGTTACATGAGATTCTTGAGAGTAAACGTGCTAATCGTGGCGCGATTTCTTTTGAAGATAGAGAAGCATATATCGTAGTGGATAGTGACGGACACCCAATTGATATTAAACTTCGTAAGCGAAAAGCTGCCGAGCGTTTAATCGAGTCATTTATGCTAGCTGCGAATGAAACTGTGGCAAAAACTTATACAGACAGACAGCTACCATTTATTTACCGAATCCATGAACATCCAAAAGAAGAGAAAGTGCAACGCTTTTTAGAGTTTATGACAAACTTTGGTATCATGGTTAAAGGAAAAAAAGATGCTGTGTCTCCAAAAGAATTGCAACGAGTATTAGATCAAGTTAGTGACCGACCAGAAGAACCGGTTGTGAGTATGATGCTACTTCGCAGTATGCAACAAGCAAAATATTCTGAAGATCCAGTGGGACATTATGGATTAGCCGCAGATGATTACACTCATTTTACGTCGCCAATCAGACGATATCCTGACTTATTGGTTCACCGATTGATTAAAGATTATGAAAAAGGTAAAATTACAGATAAAGTCAAACAAAAATGGGAAGAAGCCATTCCTGATATTGCAGACCACAGTTCTAAAATGGAGAGACGAGCAGTTGAGGCTGAACGTGAAACAGATAAACTGAAGAAAACTGAGTTTATGCAAGACAAAGTAGATGAAGAGTTTGACGGTATTATTACTTCAATCACTAAATTTGGTTTGTTTATCGAGTTGCCAAATACGATTGAAGGTTTGGTTCACGTTAATCAACTTAAAGATGATTACTATCACTTTATTGAAAGTCACATGGCTTTAGTTGGTGAAAGAACTGGTAAGGTTTATAAAATCGGTCAAAAAGTCCATATCAAATTAACAAAAGCAGATGTTGACACAAGAGAGATTGATTTTGAATTGTTATCAGCTGAGCCCTTAACTGAAACGATCGATATACCAAAGCATAACAAAAAGAACAAACAAACCAGTCGCCGTAATGACAGTAGAAAAAAAGGGGCAGATAAGCCTGACTTTGGTAAAAAAGGTCAAAAGGGCAAGAAAGGGAAGAAACCTTTCTATAAATCAGTGAAGAAAAAACCGAAGAAAAAGAAAAAGTGA
- a CDS encoding alpha/beta hydrolase, whose translation MKVEPFYSKVSHKAVLLFHAYTGSSNDVRALARRIEREGFSVYCPMFTGHGTMEPMDILKQTSDVWWEDAKRAVEFLKEEEHEKIAVFGLSMGGLFAMKLIETYPDTFVGGGTFSSPLDPSDATNIYLNFFKYCEYRYDKLNLSLEEKTKKLDSIKDPLDIQLKDISLTVQSVYEGLSRIEKNIFLAQSAKDEMVRAKGVYDAAVIMEKAFVDVHWYPNSTHVITVSHDKIQFEKDVVQFIHKLSWE comes from the coding sequence ATGAAAGTAGAACCATTTTATTCAAAGGTAAGTCATAAGGCTGTGTTGTTATTTCATGCTTATACAGGAAGTTCAAATGACGTGAGAGCATTAGCTAGAAGAATTGAAAGAGAAGGGTTTTCAGTATATTGTCCCATGTTTACAGGACATGGCACAATGGAGCCAATGGATATATTAAAGCAAACATCAGATGTGTGGTGGGAAGATGCTAAACGAGCTGTTGAGTTTCTAAAAGAAGAAGAGCATGAAAAAATCGCCGTTTTTGGTCTGTCTATGGGAGGTTTGTTTGCGATGAAATTAATCGAGACCTATCCTGACACGTTTGTTGGAGGGGGAACGTTTTCTTCTCCGCTAGACCCTAGTGATGCAACCAATATTTACCTGAATTTTTTTAAGTATTGTGAGTATCGTTATGATAAATTAAATCTTTCTTTAGAAGAAAAGACAAAAAAATTGGATAGTATAAAAGACCCTCTTGATATCCAACTTAAAGATATCAGTCTAACCGTACAATCAGTATATGAGGGATTATCTAGAATAGAGAAAAACATTTTTCTTGCTCAATCGGCTAAAGATGAGATGGTCAGAGCAAAAGGTGTTTATGATGCTGCAGTAATTATGGAGAAAGCATTTGTCGATGTTCATTGGTACCCAAACAGTACACATGTCATCACAGTGAGCCATGATAAGATTCAGTTTGAAAAAGATGTGGTGCAGTTTATCCACAAATTATCGTGGGAATAG
- a CDS encoding sucrose-specific PTS transporter subunit IIBC produces the protein MDYKKVAQEISDALGKGNLQAAAHCATRLRLVLKDSGKVNQVALDNIDAVKGTFEVNGQFQIIIGAGDVDKVYKELVAITNVKEVSTSDVKEEAVSDKKQNPVMTFIKVLSDIFVPIVPALVAGGLLMALNNVLTAENLFGAQSVVQMYPVLEDYAGIINLLASAPFAFLPILVGFSATKRFGGNPYLGAAIGMAMVMPDLVNGYGVANAIADGTMNYWHIFGMDVAQAGYQGSVLPVLAVSWILATLEKFFHKHISNAFDFTFTPMLALIITGFLTFTFVGPVMRGFSDGLTDSLVWLYDTTGAIGLGVFGLFYSPIVITGLHQSFPAIETTLLADVAKTGGSFIFPVASMANVAQGGAALAIMFLTKNEKQKSLATSASISALLGITEPAIFGVNLKLKFPFICAMIASGVATTFIGFFHVLAVAMGPASVIGFISIAPKSIPYYLIGIVISVVVAFITTYLYGKKNSHLLAEATPTQTSDNVAVEINEDPEEVVESVQDDVIEAPITGEVVQLKDVNDPVFSQELMGKGIAILPTDGKVYSPVDGELTVVYDSKHAYGIMSDKHAEVLIHIGIDTVQLNGEGFTTEKTTGDIVKKGDLLGTVDLEVLKEKGYDSTVMMIVTNTNAFSSVEALDKKEVSAKEDILVVTQPTEN, from the coding sequence ATGGATTACAAAAAAGTCGCACAAGAGATTAGTGATGCCTTAGGAAAAGGTAATTTACAAGCTGCAGCTCATTGTGCCACACGTTTGAGGTTAGTGTTAAAAGATTCTGGGAAAGTTAATCAGGTGGCTCTTGATAATATTGACGCAGTCAAAGGGACATTTGAGGTTAATGGCCAGTTTCAAATTATTATTGGCGCAGGAGATGTAGACAAGGTTTACAAAGAACTTGTTGCAATCACAAATGTGAAAGAAGTGTCAACGTCTGATGTGAAGGAAGAAGCTGTATCAGATAAAAAACAGAATCCTGTTATGACGTTTATCAAAGTTTTATCTGACATTTTTGTGCCAATCGTTCCAGCGTTAGTTGCGGGCGGTTTGTTAATGGCTTTAAACAATGTCTTAACAGCGGAAAACTTATTTGGTGCACAATCTGTTGTCCAAATGTATCCTGTTTTAGAAGATTATGCTGGAATTATTAATTTATTAGCGTCAGCACCATTTGCATTCTTACCAATCCTTGTTGGTTTTTCTGCCACAAAACGATTTGGTGGGAACCCTTATCTAGGGGCAGCAATAGGTATGGCAATGGTTATGCCAGACTTGGTAAATGGTTATGGTGTGGCAAATGCGATTGCAGATGGCACGATGAACTATTGGCATATTTTTGGTATGGATGTGGCTCAAGCCGGATATCAAGGTTCTGTATTACCAGTTTTAGCAGTTTCATGGATTTTAGCGACGTTAGAGAAATTCTTCCATAAACATATCTCAAATGCCTTTGACTTTACATTTACACCGATGTTAGCATTGATTATCACAGGATTTTTGACATTTACTTTTGTTGGACCTGTTATGAGAGGATTTTCTGATGGACTAACAGATTCTTTAGTTTGGTTGTATGACACAACTGGAGCTATTGGATTAGGTGTTTTCGGACTATTTTACTCTCCAATTGTTATCACTGGGTTGCATCAAAGTTTCCCAGCTATCGAGACAACTCTGTTAGCTGATGTAGCGAAAACGGGCGGATCTTTTATTTTCCCAGTTGCTTCTATGGCGAACGTTGCTCAAGGTGGGGCAGCATTAGCGATTATGTTCTTAACAAAAAATGAAAAACAAAAAAGTTTAGCAACATCAGCAAGTATTTCAGCTCTATTAGGTATCACAGAGCCGGCTATTTTTGGGGTTAACTTAAAACTTAAATTTCCGTTTATCTGTGCGATGATTGCTTCAGGTGTGGCAACCACTTTTATTGGATTTTTCCACGTATTAGCAGTGGCTATGGGGCCAGCTAGTGTGATTGGGTTTATCTCGATCGCACCAAAATCAATTCCTTATTACTTGATTGGGATTGTCATCAGTGTTGTAGTAGCATTTATCACGACTTATCTATATGGTAAGAAAAATAGTCATTTACTTGCAGAAGCAACACCGACACAAACATCTGATAATGTAGCAGTTGAAATCAACGAAGACCCTGAAGAAGTAGTTGAATCAGTACAAGATGATGTAATAGAAGCACCTATCACTGGTGAAGTGGTTCAATTGAAAGATGTGAATGACCCAGTATTCTCACAAGAATTGATGGGTAAAGGAATTGCGATTTTACCAACAGATGGTAAAGTCTACTCGCCTGTTGATGGTGAACTAACGGTTGTGTACGACTCTAAACATGCTTATGGTATTATGTCGGACAAACACGCAGAAGTTCTAATCCACATTGGAATTGATACAGTTCAATTAAATGGTGAAGGATTTACGACTGAAAAAACAACTGGTGACATCGTCAAAAAAGGTGATTTACTAGGAACGGTTGATTTAGAAGTATTGAAAGAAAAAGGTTATGACTCAACAGTCATGATGATTGTGACAAACACAAATGCCTTCAGTAGTGTTGAAGCTTTAGATAAAAAAGAAGTGTCTGCTAAAGAAGATATTTTAGTAGTGACTCAGCCAACAGAAAATTAA
- the secG gene encoding preprotein translocase subunit SecG, with translation MYQFLLTLMLVLSILIIIAVMMQPSKQNSAASAFSGGASELFGKTKARGFEAFMKRATTVLGFAWVAVAIALAYLSSK, from the coding sequence ATGTATCAATTCTTATTAACCCTAATGTTAGTGTTATCCATTTTAATTATTATCGCTGTGATGATGCAACCAAGTAAGCAAAATAGTGCTGCTAGTGCGTTTTCAGGTGGTGCTAGTGAATTATTTGGAAAAACAAAAGCACGTGGGTTCGAAGCGTTTATGAAACGTGCGACAACAGTATTAGGATTCGCATGGGTGGCAGTGGCTATTGCACTTGCGTATTTGTCATCAAAATAA
- the atpH gene encoding ATP synthase F1 subunit delta — MNKKFSVAKTYGKALFTEATQLNMVNEIYQELLQLREVYHEVPDLGDILSDDRLSIFEKVNIVKDLENSFSDTMAKFIHTVYDYGRMNEMLDIIYEYEHLYYDQFGIIVVTVTTAVALSLEQRHDLEKRLAKQFHANKVVLRPKLDPSIMGGMIVESEHRIIDQSVRTELNNIHAKLLA; from the coding sequence ATGAATAAGAAATTTAGTGTCGCAAAAACTTACGGTAAGGCTCTATTTACTGAAGCAACACAATTAAACATGGTTAATGAAATTTATCAAGAGTTGTTACAACTTAGAGAAGTTTACCATGAAGTGCCGGATTTAGGTGACATTTTATCAGATGATCGTTTATCAATTTTTGAAAAAGTAAACATCGTAAAAGACTTGGAAAATAGTTTTAGTGATACGATGGCAAAATTCATCCATACTGTTTATGACTATGGTCGTATGAATGAAATGCTTGATATCATTTATGAATACGAGCATCTATATTATGACCAATTTGGTATTATTGTCGTGACAGTGACAACAGCCGTTGCACTATCACTAGAACAAAGACATGATTTAGAAAAACGCTTGGCAAAACAATTTCATGCAAATAAAGTTGTTTTAAGACCAAAATTAGACCCAAGCATAATGGGTGGAATGATTGTCGAATCAGAACATCGAATCATTGATCAAAGTGTGAGAACAGAATTAAATAACATTCATGCTAAATTATTGGCTTGA
- the atpB gene encoding F0F1 ATP synthase subunit A produces MEEKSWLFTIGGLTFDGTVVTMTILTCLVVFGLVYYCTRNLKLKPTGKQNVMEALVDFVRGIVGDNVEKNEIKQYHLLAFTFFMFVLVSNTLGLITKVTLFPSDVSFWKSPTADPTVTLTLAFIAIILANYYGIKKQGVKSYFVNSYMKPVGFLLPIKLIEEFTNVLTLGLRLYGNIFAGEVLLSLIAGLGASSPTKFILALPLEVIWQAFSLFIGGIQAFIFATLLMVYISHKVEIEEV; encoded by the coding sequence GTGGAAGAAAAATCCTGGTTGTTTACCATTGGAGGTTTAACATTTGATGGAACGGTCGTAACAATGACGATATTGACTTGTTTGGTTGTCTTTGGATTAGTGTATTATTGTACACGAAATTTAAAGCTTAAACCTACTGGTAAACAAAATGTCATGGAAGCTCTTGTTGATTTTGTTCGCGGTATCGTAGGTGATAACGTTGAAAAAAACGAAATCAAACAATATCATTTATTGGCATTTACTTTTTTCATGTTCGTACTAGTATCTAACACTTTAGGACTCATTACAAAAGTAACTTTGTTTCCAAGTGATGTCTCCTTCTGGAAGAGCCCGACTGCAGATCCAACAGTGACACTAACATTGGCATTTATAGCCATTATTTTAGCTAACTATTATGGAATTAAGAAGCAGGGTGTTAAAAGTTATTTTGTTAACAGTTATATGAAACCAGTGGGTTTTTTATTACCAATTAAGTTAATTGAGGAATTTACCAATGTATTAACACTTGGTTTACGTCTTTATGGTAATATTTTTGCAGGTGAGGTATTACTATCGTTAATTGCCGGATTAGGAGCAAGTAGTCCAACGAAATTTATTTTGGCTCTGCCACTTGAAGTGATATGGCAAGCCTTTTCGCTTTTCATTGGTGGAATCCAAGCATTTATTTTTGCTACTTTATTGATGGTCTATATCTCACATAAAGTAGAAATTGAAGAAGTATAA
- a CDS encoding 2-hydroxymuconate tautomerase: MPLVHIELLEGRTAEQKESLVKDVTEAIVKNTGAKTENVHIVISDMKKGDYAVGGKMK, from the coding sequence ATGCCATTAGTTCATATTGAATTACTTGAAGGTAGAACAGCAGAACAAAAAGAATCGTTAGTGAAAGACGTGACCGAAGCAATTGTGAAAAACACAGGAGCGAAGACGGAAAACGTTCATATCGTGATTTCTGATATGAAAAAAGGTGACTATGCAGTCGGCGGTAAAATGAAATAA
- the smpB gene encoding SsrA-binding protein SmpB: MPKGEGNLIAQNRKARHDYSVFETFEAGIVLKGTEIKSIRQRRVNLKDGFARVRDGEAYLMNVHISPYDQGNIFNHDPLRTRKLLLHKKQIIKIGTEMKNPGVTLIPLKIYIKDGFAKVLLGLAKGKKQYDKREDLKRKDMNREINRALRDKQR, from the coding sequence ATGCCTAAAGGTGAAGGAAATTTAATTGCTCAAAATCGTAAAGCTCGTCATGACTATTCGGTCTTTGAAACGTTTGAAGCAGGTATCGTGTTAAAAGGAACAGAGATTAAATCAATTAGACAACGTCGTGTTAACTTGAAAGATGGGTTTGCACGTGTACGTGATGGAGAAGCATACCTAATGAATGTCCACATCAGCCCGTATGATCAAGGGAACATTTTTAACCATGACCCGCTTAGAACAAGAAAACTATTACTACACAAAAAGCAAATCATTAAAATCGGCACAGAGATGAAAAATCCTGGTGTGACGCTGATACCATTAAAGATTTATATCAAAGATGGGTTTGCAAAAGTACTTTTAGGTTTAGCTAAAGGTAAAAAGCAATATGATAAACGTGAAGACTTAAAACGAAAAGACATGAACCGAGAGATTAATCGGGCGCTTAGAGACAAACAACGATAG
- the atpF gene encoding F0F1 ATP synthase subunit B has translation MMNQLVIASSGQTTFSTILFVSVSFLVLLLALKKFAWGPLTTMLDERENKIAGDIDSAEQSKIDAANLAKQREVELKEARTEAQSIIAQAKDVAENNAHAIIVEAQEHATRMKKQAQEDLRLERERLLADAKKEVADLSVEIASKILKKELSASAHQELVQSSIDKLGVDDNE, from the coding sequence ATGATGAATCAATTAGTGATTGCTAGTTCTGGACAAACTACGTTTAGTACCATTTTATTTGTCTCTGTTTCATTTCTTGTATTGTTATTAGCGTTAAAGAAATTTGCTTGGGGACCTCTAACGACTATGTTAGACGAACGAGAAAACAAAATAGCTGGCGATATTGATAGTGCAGAACAATCAAAAATAGACGCTGCTAATTTAGCCAAACAAAGAGAAGTGGAATTAAAAGAAGCTCGTACTGAAGCTCAAAGTATTATTGCTCAAGCAAAAGATGTTGCTGAAAATAATGCTCATGCAATTATCGTAGAAGCTCAAGAACATGCAACAAGAATGAAAAAGCAAGCTCAAGAAGATTTGCGTCTTGAAAGAGAACGCTTATTGGCAGATGCTAAAAAAGAAGTGGCAGACTTGTCTGTGGAAATTGCCTCTAAAATACTTAAAAAGGAATTGTCGGCTAGTGCTCATCAAGAGTTGGTTCAATCAAGTATTGATAAGCTAGGAGTTGATGACAATGAATAA
- a CDS encoding amino acid ABC transporter permease: MIIDTTLMIESIPFVLKGLPYTLLISVASFLLGSVLASLIYLLRLLNNGLINAILIVYSSFFRGIPAIVLLFALYFGLPMQINPVLASILCFGLTSSAFLSEIFKSSMHSVNHGQWEASRALGMKNTLIVKDIIMPQAIRIAIAPMSNVAIDLVKGSSLAAMITVTDIFQQAKIIGGREFNFLSMYFLVACIYWILCILIEKIQYSLEKRFPILS; this comes from the coding sequence ATGATAATTGATACAACGTTAATGATTGAGTCAATTCCTTTTGTATTAAAAGGATTGCCCTATACTTTGTTGATTAGTGTCGCATCATTTTTACTAGGTTCTGTTTTAGCCAGTTTGATTTACCTGTTAAGATTGTTAAACAATGGTCTCATCAACGCTATTTTAATCGTCTACTCTTCATTTTTTAGAGGAATTCCGGCGATTGTCTTGCTCTTTGCTCTTTATTTTGGTTTACCTATGCAAATTAATCCCGTCCTAGCGAGTATTCTCTGCTTTGGACTCACAAGTAGTGCTTTTTTATCTGAAATATTTAAAAGTTCGATGCATAGTGTGAATCATGGACAATGGGAAGCCTCACGAGCACTCGGTATGAAAAACACGTTAATCGTCAAAGACATCATCATGCCACAAGCTATTCGAATTGCCATTGCTCCTATGAGTAACGTTGCCATAGATTTAGTTAAAGGCTCATCTCTTGCAGCCATGATTACCGTAACAGATATTTTCCAACAAGCTAAAATTATTGGTGGGAGAGAATTTAACTTCCTATCCATGTACTTTTTAGTTGCTTGTATCTACTGGATTTTATGTATTTTGATTGAAAAAATCCAATACAGTCTAGAAAAAAGATTTCCAATACTATCATAA
- the atpE gene encoding ATP synthase F0 subunit C yields MQYIAAAIAVLGASIGAGYGNGKVISKTLESMARQPELSGQLRSTMFIGVALIEAIPIIGVVIALLLLFK; encoded by the coding sequence ATGCAATATATTGCAGCAGCTATCGCAGTTTTAGGAGCTTCTATCGGAGCAGGTTATGGTAATGGTAAAGTTATCTCTAAAACATTAGAATCAATGGCACGTCAACCAGAATTATCAGGTCAATTAAGAAGTACAATGTTTATCGGGGTTGCCTTAATTGAAGCGATTCCTATCATCGGTGTCGTAATTGCCTTGTTATTATTATTCAAATAA
- a CDS encoding transporter substrate-binding domain-containing protein, which translates to MKKTLLYLSVACLVILGGCKNDTKENPTKKVASDELVVATSGTLFPSSYYNDKNELTGYDVEVTKEIGKRLNKKVTFKEFNVDGMLSAVQTHKADIAANDFSINKKREEKFSLSEPIKYSFGSMVVRKEDNSGISSLDDVKGKKAAGEASTTYMKVAESLGATLVNYDNATNDQYMTDLVKGRTDVILNDYYLQKMAVAALPDMPVKILEDVYFNPSSSGLVINKDNQELKKEIDSSITDMKKDGTLTKIATSFYGEDISKKPTVKISKTIEVE; encoded by the coding sequence ATGAAAAAAACGTTATTATATTTATCAGTAGCATGTTTGGTTATATTAGGTGGGTGTAAAAATGACACAAAAGAAAATCCAACTAAAAAAGTAGCATCAGACGAATTAGTTGTTGCGACATCAGGTACACTATTTCCAAGTTCATACTACAATGACAAAAATGAGTTAACCGGTTATGACGTGGAAGTAACAAAAGAAATCGGTAAAAGACTAAACAAAAAAGTGACCTTTAAAGAATTTAACGTCGATGGCATGTTATCGGCTGTTCAAACACATAAAGCAGACATCGCCGCAAATGACTTTTCAATCAATAAAAAACGTGAAGAGAAATTTAGTTTATCTGAACCAATCAAATATTCTTTTGGTAGTATGGTCGTTAGAAAAGAAGATAATTCAGGTATTTCCTCTTTAGATGATGTAAAAGGTAAAAAAGCAGCAGGCGAAGCTTCTACTACCTATATGAAAGTAGCCGAATCATTAGGTGCCACCCTAGTAAATTATGACAACGCAACAAATGATCAATACATGACTGACTTAGTCAAGGGACGCACAGATGTTATCTTAAATGACTATTACTTACAAAAAATGGCTGTTGCTGCTCTACCAGATATGCCTGTTAAAATATTAGAAGATGTCTATTTCAACCCATCATCTTCAGGTCTTGTCATTAATAAAGATAACCAAGAATTAAAAAAAGAAATTGATTCATCTATCACAGACATGAAAAAAGATGGAACCTTAACAAAAATTGCTACTTCTTTTTATGGAGAAGATATTTCTAAAAAGCCAACTGTTAAGATATCAAAAACAATTGAGGTTGAGTAA